The following are encoded in a window of Amphibacillus xylanus NBRC 15112 genomic DNA:
- the ftsH gene encoding ATP-dependent zinc metalloprotease FtsH gives MKRLTRNLIFYFVIFLVIISAMQLITGQVNRTKELKFNEFVEVLSNEEIESMEMRPSNGVMRVTGVLNDKDKTEFITNVPDNPDIVASITVQGSNLGVLEIKEEEQPSPWVSFLLTLAPFIIVIVIFVFLMNNSQGGGNKVMNFGKSRAKMYREDKKKVRFEDVAGADEEKQELVEVVDFLKDPRKFTAIGAKIPKGMLLVGPPGTGKTLLARAVAGEAGVPFFSISGSDFVEMFVGVGASRVRDLFENAKKNAPCIIFIDEIDAVGRQRGAGVGGGHDEREQTLNQLLVEMDGFGDNEGIIILAATNRPDILDPALLRPGRFDRQIRVDRPDLKGREAILRVHARNKPLSPEIDLKTIAMRTPGFSGADLENLLNEAALVAARTDKKQIELEDIDEATDRVIAGPAKKSRVISQKERNIVAYHESGHTIIGLVLDEADLVHKVTIVPRGQAGGYAVMLPREDRYFMTKPELLDKVTGLLGGRVAEEIIFGEVSTGAHNDFQRATSIVRKMVTEYGMSEKIGPLQFNGSGDQVFLGRDMQSEVGYSDAIAYEIDKEMQRMINACYEKARQILTENKDKLELIAQTLLEVETLNEAQIKSLFETGKLPDDETNAKTEQVTPVSEQELADVKVTIQAKEEAEVESPTVQEQEQSEPDENQADLSDDNKNN, from the coding sequence ATGAAGCGTTTAACGCGAAATTTAATTTTTTATTTTGTTATTTTTCTTGTCATTATTTCTGCTATGCAGTTAATAACAGGGCAAGTCAATAGAACAAAAGAATTAAAATTTAATGAATTTGTTGAAGTATTGAGCAATGAAGAAATTGAAAGTATGGAAATGCGTCCGTCAAACGGTGTTATGCGAGTGACGGGTGTCCTTAATGATAAGGATAAAACTGAATTTATTACTAATGTTCCTGATAATCCGGACATTGTAGCGAGTATAACGGTGCAAGGTTCAAATCTCGGTGTTCTTGAAATTAAAGAAGAAGAGCAACCAAGTCCGTGGGTGAGCTTCTTACTCACTTTAGCACCATTCATTATTGTGATTGTCATCTTTGTCTTCTTAATGAATAATTCGCAGGGCGGCGGCAACAAGGTAATGAACTTTGGTAAGAGTAGAGCTAAAATGTATCGAGAAGATAAGAAAAAAGTTCGCTTTGAAGATGTTGCTGGTGCAGATGAAGAAAAGCAAGAGCTTGTTGAAGTTGTTGACTTCTTAAAAGATCCACGGAAATTTACTGCCATTGGTGCAAAAATTCCTAAAGGGATGCTGTTAGTCGGTCCTCCGGGAACGGGTAAAACTTTACTTGCCAGAGCAGTAGCTGGAGAAGCTGGAGTACCATTCTTCTCAATTAGTGGTTCAGACTTTGTTGAAATGTTTGTAGGTGTGGGTGCTTCACGTGTTCGAGATTTATTCGAAAATGCTAAAAAGAATGCCCCATGTATTATATTTATTGATGAGATTGACGCCGTTGGTCGCCAGCGTGGAGCTGGAGTAGGTGGAGGTCATGATGAACGAGAACAAACTTTAAACCAGTTGCTTGTTGAAATGGACGGTTTTGGTGATAATGAAGGGATTATTATCCTTGCAGCAACTAACAGGCCAGATATTTTAGACCCCGCATTATTACGTCCAGGTCGATTTGATCGACAAATTAGGGTTGATCGCCCTGATCTAAAAGGACGAGAGGCTATTCTAAGAGTTCATGCTCGTAATAAGCCGTTATCGCCAGAAATTGATTTAAAAACAATTGCGATGCGTACGCCTGGTTTCTCAGGTGCTGATTTAGAGAACTTATTAAATGAAGCAGCATTAGTTGCGGCAAGAACTGATAAGAAGCAAATTGAACTAGAAGATATTGACGAGGCAACAGATCGCGTTATTGCAGGTCCTGCGAAGAAGAGTCGAGTCATTTCGCAAAAAGAACGAAATATTGTTGCATATCACGAAAGTGGTCATACAATTATTGGTTTAGTTTTAGATGAAGCTGACTTGGTTCATAAGGTAACAATTGTCCCTCGTGGGCAAGCGGGTGGTTATGCTGTCATGCTTCCTCGAGAAGATCGCTATTTTATGACAAAGCCAGAGCTTCTTGATAAAGTTACAGGTTTACTAGGTGGTCGAGTAGCCGAAGAAATAATTTTTGGTGAAGTGAGCACAGGTGCACATAACGATTTCCAACGCGCAACAAGTATTGTACGTAAAATGGTTACTGAGTATGGTATGAGTGAGAAGATTGGTCCATTACAGTTTAACGGCAGTGGTGACCAAGTGTTCTTAGGCCGCGATATGCAAAGCGAAGTAGGCTATAGTGATGCGATTGCATATGAAATCGATAAAGAAATGCAAAGAATGATTAATGCTTGTTATGAAAAGGCAAGACAAATCCTAACTGAAAATAAAGATAAATTAGAGCTTATAGCTCAAACGTTATTAGAGGTTGAAACGTTGAACGAGGCTCAAATTAAATCTCTATTTGAAACAGGCAAATTGCCAGATGATGAAACTAATGCTAAAACGGAACAAGTAACACCTGTTAGCGAACAAGAATTAGCAGATGTGAAAGTAACGATTCAAGCAAAAGAAGAAGCAGAAGTTGAATCGCCTACGGTTCAAGAACAAGAACAAAGTGAACCAGACGAAAATCAAGCTGATTTATCAGACGATAACAAAAACAACTAA
- a CDS encoding type III pantothenate kinase — MLLVLDVGNTNTVLGLFEDDQLIHKWRIQTDREKTEDEYAMLIRSLFKYQGVKLNDVNDIIISSVVPPIMYALENMARRYFHVEPIIVGQYPIEKYLKMTYPNPKELGADRIVNAVGAIKEYGTPLIIIDFGTATTFCYIDETASYVGGAIVPGIKISVDALYDRAAKLPRVEIEQTEKVIGTSTIEAIQSGVYYGYVGQVDSVIRKIKAECKQNPKVIATGGLAELIGQQSNEIDVIDMSLTLKGLAEIYKIVK, encoded by the coding sequence ATGTTATTAGTTTTGGACGTAGGGAATACCAATACAGTACTTGGTCTATTTGAAGATGATCAATTAATTCATAAATGGAGAATTCAAACTGATCGTGAAAAAACAGAAGATGAGTATGCAATGCTGATTAGATCTTTATTTAAATATCAAGGGGTAAAGTTAAACGATGTTAACGATATAATTATTTCATCTGTAGTACCACCGATAATGTATGCTCTAGAAAATATGGCAAGAAGATATTTTCATGTAGAGCCAATCATCGTGGGACAGTATCCAATTGAAAAGTATTTAAAGATGACCTATCCAAATCCTAAAGAGCTTGGTGCTGACCGCATTGTAAACGCTGTTGGTGCGATAAAGGAATATGGCACACCGTTGATTATTATTGACTTCGGAACTGCAACGACTTTCTGTTATATAGATGAAACAGCTTCATACGTAGGTGGCGCAATAGTGCCTGGAATAAAGATATCCGTTGATGCGCTATATGATCGAGCAGCTAAATTGCCACGCGTAGAAATTGAACAGACGGAAAAAGTCATTGGTACTTCTACGATTGAGGCGATCCAATCCGGAGTATATTATGGCTATGTAGGCCAAGTCGATTCAGTCATTCGAAAAATTAAAGCTGAGTGTAAGCAAAACCCTAAAGTCATTGCAACTGGTGGATTGGCTGAACTTATCGGTCAACAGTCAAATGAAATCGATGTAATTGATATGTCGCTTACATTAAAAGGATTAGCGGAAATATATAAAATTGTAAAGTAA
- the hslO gene encoding Hsp33 family molecular chaperone HslO has translation MKDYLIKATSCNGTVRAYAIQSTELAEEARRRQDTWATATAALGRTITITAMMGTMLKGEDKLTVKIEGDGPTGPIVADANAKGEARAYITNPHVDFDLNEKGKLDVARAVGTSGYISVVKDLGLKEHFTGQVPIVSGEISEDFTYYFASSEQIPTAVGAGVLVNPDQSVLAAGGFIIQVLPGTPDETVDYIEQRIKSIPAISKLIESGKSPEDILEEIFGKEEVKVLDKMPIHFRCTCSIDRIKNAIASIDEEELNQMIEVDQGAEATCHFCNEKYVLTKEELIELKQSKEN, from the coding sequence TTGAAAGATTACTTAATTAAAGCAACATCGTGTAACGGCACTGTTCGTGCATATGCGATTCAATCAACAGAATTAGCTGAAGAAGCAAGAAGGCGACAAGATACTTGGGCAACGGCAACTGCCGCGTTAGGTAGAACGATTACAATTACCGCCATGATGGGTACAATGTTGAAGGGCGAAGATAAGTTAACTGTCAAAATTGAAGGTGACGGTCCAACTGGGCCGATCGTGGCTGATGCGAATGCTAAGGGTGAAGCAAGGGCATATATTACTAATCCACATGTTGATTTTGATTTAAATGAAAAAGGTAAATTAGATGTTGCTCGTGCTGTCGGGACGAGTGGTTATATAAGTGTTGTTAAAGACCTTGGTTTGAAAGAACATTTTACTGGACAAGTACCAATTGTATCTGGAGAAATTAGTGAAGATTTTACTTATTATTTTGCAAGCTCTGAACAAATTCCAACCGCTGTAGGTGCAGGCGTCTTGGTCAATCCTGATCAGTCTGTATTAGCAGCAGGTGGATTTATTATTCAAGTCTTGCCAGGTACTCCTGATGAAACGGTTGACTATATTGAACAACGAATTAAATCAATACCAGCTATTTCTAAACTTATTGAGTCTGGAAAAAGCCCAGAGGATATTTTAGAAGAGATTTTTGGTAAGGAAGAAGTAAAGGTCTTAGACAAAATGCCAATTCACTTCCGTTGTACATGTTCTATCGATAGGATTAAGAATGCAATTGCGAGCATTGATGAGGAAGAGCTGAATCAAATGATTGAAGTGGATCAAGGCGCAGAAGCGACATGCCACTTCTGTAATGAAAAATATGTGTTAACGAAAGAAGAGCTGATAGAACTTAAACAATCTAAGGAGAACTAA
- a CDS encoding peptidylprolyl isomerase, whose translation MRKLLMGIIVILVVTNILTVVFMKNDKEDLTEGTEPVDEIDVKQPVASIDDQDIYYDDWVAYLETNYGEEALAEMIDRYVVKELANQQNLSVDPKIIDLEVSFLATLVGQLPENKVEKIEAEWRENIEHRLLTDMLFAKDVTISEDKLRSYYDKYQSQYQFSHRVELSHIVVENLETANRVYQELEEGADFKALAYEYSIDEDSRSAGGYLGFFTKESSFLPVNYFEKTRDIEEYQFSEPFLSSQGYVILYLHRDLPTIELGFNDLKDYIRVKIAIEELETTPSIKDFWDEFNIDWIY comes from the coding sequence ATGCGCAAGTTATTAATGGGGATTATTGTTATTTTAGTCGTAACAAATATTTTAACAGTTGTATTCATGAAAAATGATAAAGAAGACTTAACTGAAGGAACAGAACCGGTTGACGAGATTGATGTGAAACAACCAGTGGCAAGTATAGATGATCAAGATATTTACTATGACGATTGGGTAGCCTATTTAGAAACAAATTACGGCGAAGAGGCCTTGGCTGAAATGATTGATCGATATGTTGTTAAAGAGTTGGCCAATCAACAAAACCTATCTGTTGATCCAAAGATAATCGATCTGGAGGTCTCTTTCTTAGCCACATTGGTTGGCCAATTACCAGAAAATAAAGTAGAAAAAATTGAGGCAGAATGGCGTGAAAACATCGAGCATCGCTTACTTACAGATATGCTATTTGCAAAAGATGTGACTATTTCAGAAGATAAGTTGCGCTCTTATTATGATAAGTATCAATCTCAGTATCAATTCTCGCATAGGGTTGAATTATCACATATCGTTGTAGAAAATCTTGAAACCGCTAATCGCGTCTATCAAGAGTTAGAAGAAGGAGCAGATTTTAAGGCATTAGCTTATGAGTACAGTATTGATGAAGATTCAAGGTCGGCTGGTGGTTATCTCGGTTTCTTTACAAAAGAGAGTAGCTTTTTACCGGTGAATTATTTTGAAAAAACAAGGGATATAGAGGAGTATCAGTTTAGTGAACCGTTTTTAAGCAGTCAAGGTTATGTCATCTTATACTTACATAGGGATTTGCCAACAATAGAATTAGGATTTAATGATTTAAAAGATTATATACGCGTTAAAATCGCAATTGAGGAATTAGAAACAACACCATCAATTAAAGATTTTTGGGATGAATTTAATATTGATTGGATATATTGA
- the cysK gene encoding cysteine synthase A produces MKIANSIAELIGNTPIVKLNRLTGSEDAEVYAKLEYMNPGSSVKDRIALAMIEAAEEAGYLNENSTIIEPTSGNTGIGIAMVAAIKGYRAILVMPDTMSLERRNLLRAYGAELILTPGSGGMNAAIKKAKELSEEKGYFMPQQFENFANPLVHERTTGKEIVEQMGDQLDAFVAGIGTGGTITGAGKVLKEKYKDIKLYAVEPTDSAVLSGKEPGSHKIQGIGAGFIPKVLDTDIYDEIITVTNDQAYETSREVARLEGLLGGVSSGAALYAAKQVAKSLGKGKKVLAIIPSNGERYLSTPLYQFED; encoded by the coding sequence ATGAAAATTGCAAATTCAATTGCAGAATTAATTGGTAATACACCGATTGTGAAGCTAAATCGTTTGACAGGATCCGAAGACGCAGAAGTTTATGCAAAGCTTGAGTATATGAATCCAGGCAGCTCAGTTAAAGACCGTATTGCATTAGCGATGATCGAAGCAGCTGAAGAAGCAGGATATTTAAATGAGAATTCAACAATTATTGAACCAACAAGTGGAAACACCGGAATAGGAATTGCCATGGTCGCTGCTATAAAAGGGTATCGTGCAATTTTAGTTATGCCGGATACTATGAGTTTAGAACGAAGAAATTTATTACGTGCTTATGGCGCAGAGCTCATTTTAACACCAGGATCAGGTGGAATGAATGCAGCTATTAAAAAGGCGAAAGAATTAAGTGAAGAGAAAGGCTACTTTATGCCTCAACAGTTCGAAAACTTTGCCAACCCACTTGTTCACGAAAGAACAACAGGAAAAGAAATTGTTGAGCAAATGGGTGATCAACTGGATGCTTTTGTTGCTGGTATTGGAACGGGTGGTACAATTACTGGTGCTGGAAAAGTATTGAAGGAAAAGTATAAGGATATTAAATTATATGCAGTTGAGCCGACAGACTCAGCAGTATTATCAGGAAAAGAACCTGGCTCTCATAAGATTCAAGGAATTGGTGCTGGTTTTATTCCTAAAGTATTAGACACAGATATTTATGATGAAATTATTACAGTAACAAATGATCAAGCATATGAAACATCACGTGAAGTGGCTAGACTTGAAGGGTTATTAGGTGGAGTCTCTTCAGGGGCTGCATTATATGCGGCTAAACAGGTTGCAAAGTCACTTGGTAAAGGAAAGAAAGTTCTAGCGATTATACCAAGTAATGGGGAGCGCTATTTATCTACTCCACTTTATCAATTTGAAGATTAA
- the folP gene encoding dihydropteroate synthase — MIMGILNVTPDSFSDGGKYNHVNRAVEQAKKMVADGADIIDIGGESTRPGYTPVSIADEINRVVPAIEAINRTLSTPISIDTFKAETAKAAIEAGASIINDIWGAKYDPDIAKVAAEYNVPIILMHNREEAIYNDLIADMERDLRESIAIAKANGVKDNQIILDPGVGFAKSMDENLEVIRHLDRFKAMGYPLLLGVSRKRVIGHVLDLPIGERDEGTGAITGYGITKGADIVRVHNVLMNARIAKMTDALVGKGDK; from the coding sequence ATGATTATGGGAATTTTAAATGTAACACCTGATTCATTCTCTGATGGTGGTAAATATAATCATGTGAATCGAGCAGTTGAACAGGCGAAAAAAATGGTAGCTGATGGTGCTGATATTATTGATATTGGGGGAGAGTCGACAAGGCCAGGCTATACACCAGTGAGTATAGCGGATGAAATAAATAGAGTTGTTCCTGCTATTGAAGCAATTAACCGAACGTTATCTACTCCGATATCTATTGATACATTTAAAGCTGAAACTGCAAAGGCTGCCATTGAGGCAGGCGCTTCAATTATTAACGATATTTGGGGAGCGAAGTATGATCCCGATATAGCTAAAGTAGCAGCAGAATATAATGTGCCAATTATATTAATGCATAATCGAGAGGAAGCGATCTATAACGACTTAATCGCTGATATGGAACGCGATCTCCGAGAAAGTATCGCGATTGCAAAAGCAAATGGCGTTAAAGACAATCAAATTATTTTGGATCCAGGCGTTGGTTTTGCTAAAAGTATGGATGAGAACCTGGAAGTAATACGTCATTTGGATCGCTTTAAAGCAATGGGCTACCCATTACTATTGGGTGTGTCTAGAAAGAGAGTCATTGGTCACGTGTTAGACCTGCCGATAGGTGAGAGAGATGAAGGAACTGGTGCGATAACAGGATACGGCATTACGAAAGGTGCCGATATTGTCCGTGTACATAATGTCTTGATGAATGCGCGTATTGCTAAAATGACAGATGCGCTGGTTGGGAAGGGTGACAAGTAA
- the folB gene encoding dihydroneopterin aldolase: MDKIYLNQLAFYGYHGVLKEENELGQTFMVDLELLLDLKKAGVSDQVTDSIHYGEVYQKVKEIVEGKPVALIEALAEKIASELITQYDKLCACKVKVIKPNPPIAGHYQSVAVEIYREKTDYE; this comes from the coding sequence TTGGATAAAATATATTTGAATCAATTAGCATTCTATGGTTATCATGGTGTTCTAAAAGAAGAAAATGAGTTGGGGCAAACTTTTATGGTTGATCTAGAATTACTTTTAGATTTAAAAAAAGCAGGAGTGTCTGACCAAGTAACTGACTCAATTCATTATGGTGAAGTTTATCAAAAGGTGAAAGAGATTGTAGAAGGAAAGCCGGTTGCGTTAATTGAGGCTCTAGCTGAAAAAATTGCCTCTGAGCTTATTACGCAATATGACAAACTCTGTGCATGTAAAGTTAAAGTGATTAAACCTAATCCGCCAATCGCAGGACATTATCAGTCAGTTGCTGTTGAAATTTACCGGGAGAAAACAGACTATGAATAA
- the folK gene encoding 2-amino-4-hydroxy-6-hydroxymethyldihydropteridine diphosphokinase has translation MNKAYIALGSNINPRNEFLEQAINEIEQIKQTSIVKLSSIYETDPVGFEDQEKFLNQVIEIETNCSAVELLEECQMIERKLGRKREVRWGPRTIDLDILLYNQENIMMNQLVIPHPRMHVRAFVLVPLVEVNPNLVIPTINKTVTEQLSLITNEEKRGVVKWIKKDGEDGSKLTES, from the coding sequence ATGAATAAGGCTTATATTGCATTAGGATCGAATATTAATCCGCGAAATGAATTTTTAGAACAAGCTATTAATGAAATTGAGCAAATTAAACAGACTTCTATTGTTAAATTATCGAGTATTTATGAGACTGATCCAGTAGGATTTGAGGATCAAGAAAAGTTTTTGAATCAAGTGATTGAGATCGAAACGAACTGTTCAGCCGTTGAATTGTTAGAAGAATGCCAGATGATCGAACGGAAATTAGGAAGAAAACGTGAAGTAAGATGGGGACCACGGACAATTGACCTTGACATTTTGCTATATAATCAAGAAAATATAATGATGAATCAATTAGTTATACCTCATCCTCGTATGCACGTTAGAGCATTTGTATTAGTTCCATTAGTTGAAGTGAATCCGAATTTGGTGATTCCTACAATTAATAAAACTGTAACCGAGCAATTATCACTAATCACAAATGAAGAAAAAAGAGGTGTCGTTAAATGGATCAAGAAAGATGGGGAAGACGGATCAAAGCTTACCGAAAGTTAA
- a CDS encoding helix-turn-helix domain-containing protein translates to MDQERWGRRIKAYRKLKGYTQVEFSDAIGVSLSIVGEIERGKRKPTKEFLERTVETLGVPLVELEPPHEK, encoded by the coding sequence ATGGATCAAGAAAGATGGGGAAGACGGATCAAAGCTTACCGAAAGTTAAAAGGCTATACTCAGGTTGAATTCTCAGATGCAATAGGCGTTTCATTATCTATTGTTGGGGAAATTGAACGTGGAAAGCGAAAACCAACTAAGGAATTTTTAGAAAGAACAGTTGAGACTCTTGGTGTACCTCTTGTGGAACTTGAACCACCTCATGAAAAATGA
- the lysS gene encoding lysine--tRNA ligase, with protein sequence MSEELNEHMRVRRNKMNDMLAKGIDPFGDKFERTHMANELVEQYNELSKEELEEKAVNVTIAGRIMTKRGKGKVGFSHIQDFSGQIQIYVRKDEIGEDAYELFNTADLGDIIGVSGELFKTNVGELSVKVTSFTMLTKSLRPLPEKFHGLKDVEQRYRQRYLDLITNHDSKETFIMRSKIIQSMRRYLDNAGFLEVETPMMHNIPGGASARPFITHHNTLDIDLYMRIAIELHLKRLVVGGMERVYEIGRVFRNEGVSTRHNPEFTMIELYQAYADYEDIMSLVENMVAHIAEEVTGSTTVQYGDDMIELKPGWKRVHMVDIIKEFTGVDFWPKMTDDEARALAKKHNVEINEMMTFGHIVNEFFEQKVEEHLVQPTFVYGHPVEISPLAKKNKEDERFTDRFELFIVRREHANAFSELNDPIDQRQRFEAQVKEREQGNDEAHEMDEDFLEALEYGMPPTGGLGIGIDRLVMLLTNSPSIRDVLLFPQMKSK encoded by the coding sequence ATGTCAGAAGAATTAAATGAGCATATGCGGGTTAGAAGAAATAAAATGAATGATATGCTCGCTAAAGGGATCGATCCTTTTGGAGATAAATTTGAACGTACCCATATGGCAAATGAGCTAGTAGAACAATATAACGAGCTGTCAAAAGAGGAACTTGAAGAGAAGGCGGTAAACGTTACAATCGCTGGACGGATTATGACTAAACGTGGAAAAGGAAAAGTAGGTTTCTCTCATATCCAAGATTTTAGTGGACAGATTCAAATATATGTTCGTAAAGATGAAATCGGGGAAGACGCTTATGAGCTATTTAATACAGCGGACTTAGGAGATATAATTGGTGTATCAGGTGAATTGTTCAAAACGAACGTAGGAGAATTATCAGTGAAAGTAACTTCTTTCACTATGTTGACAAAATCCTTACGACCGTTGCCTGAAAAATTCCACGGATTAAAAGATGTAGAGCAACGCTATCGTCAAAGATACCTTGATTTAATTACAAATCACGACAGCAAGGAAACTTTTATTATGCGAAGCAAGATTATTCAATCAATGCGCCGTTACCTAGATAATGCTGGTTTCTTAGAAGTAGAAACACCGATGATGCACAATATCCCGGGTGGAGCATCTGCTAGACCGTTTATCACACATCACAATACACTTGATATTGATCTTTATATGCGTATAGCGATCGAGTTACACTTGAAGCGTTTAGTTGTTGGTGGAATGGAACGTGTTTATGAGATTGGGCGAGTCTTTAGAAATGAAGGTGTATCAACGAGACACAATCCTGAATTTACAATGATTGAACTTTACCAAGCATATGCCGATTATGAAGATATCATGAGTTTAGTTGAAAATATGGTCGCTCATATTGCAGAGGAAGTAACAGGCTCTACTACAGTTCAGTACGGAGATGATATGATTGAATTAAAACCAGGTTGGAAGAGAGTCCACATGGTTGATATTATAAAAGAATTTACCGGCGTAGATTTCTGGCCGAAGATGACAGATGATGAAGCAAGAGCTCTAGCGAAAAAACATAATGTAGAAATTAATGAAATGATGACATTCGGACACATTGTCAATGAATTCTTCGAGCAAAAAGTTGAAGAACATTTGGTGCAACCAACATTTGTATATGGACACCCTGTTGAAATATCACCTTTAGCTAAAAAGAATAAAGAGGATGAACGTTTCACTGATCGTTTCGAATTGTTTATTGTTCGTCGTGAACATGCGAATGCGTTCTCTGAATTAAACGACCCAATTGATCAAAGACAGAGATTCGAAGCGCAAGTTAAAGAAAGAGAGCAAGGAAACGACGAAGCACATGAAATGGATGAGGACTTCTTAGAAGCACTTGAATATGGTATGCCACCAACAGGTGGATTAGGTATAGGTATTGACCGCTTAGTAATGTTATTAACGAACTCACCATCTATACGTGATGTATTACTTTTCCCACAAATGAAAAGTAAATAA